The Pseudomonadota bacterium genomic interval AAAAAATTATATATGTTAAAATTTTAAAATTTACCACTATATTAACTTTTTTTGAAGTTACATAATCACTGCCATTACTTTCAATCATAACTAAATTAAATATTTTAACGATAAATTAACAAGTTATAAAATTATTTAATCTCAAAGCGCTTAATACTCTTAAAATAGTTAGAAATAGTTCCCCATGAAAAATCAAACAAAGCACATAATATCAGTTAGTTGAAAACTAATAAACCAATATGGCATAAACTTTGCTATATTTTACGACATGATAAGTCTCAAGAGACCGCTACGATGAAATCATTTTTCAAGCAATTAATTATTTAATACCAAAATTCATCAAGAATTGATCCGGCGATTTGGCTTTCGATAAAAACATTGCAATAACCTTAAGATTTTGTTAATAAAATCTTTATTATTTTTCAAAATTCATTAAATGAAAAAAATCTTCCAATGAAAGCCCTCAAACACTTCTTCAAAACTATTCATTTTATCACCATCAGTGTGTTTTTTTGCATAGTTCTTTCTGTATTGATAACCAGAATAGCCCCTCATGATTCAGTGCCCTCCGGACATGCCATTGCTTCAATTACCCAACCCAAAACCAGCACCAATTCAGCCGACGAACAAATCATAAATCACATAAAAAAAACAACAGAAGAGTTTCTGTCTAGCTATACTGAAATCTCCGGTGAATTAAAGCCCGGGGATTCCCTAAGCACCTCTTTTACACGCCACAATATCAGCGCGGAGATTAAAAACATAATTATTGAGGGATTTCGTAACACCATCGATTTTAAACAATTATATCCCGGTAACACATACACAGTTTACCTTGATGACGACAAACAACTTGTTCGATGTGTTTTCCAATCGAGTCCCATTGACACATATATTCTCGAAAGATCAGAAGATGAATATGTGGCCAAAAAAACGACCGTTTACTTAGACCGTTTCACAGAATATCTCTCCGGTTCCATCGAAACCTCGCTTTTTGAATCCTTTCTCGCATTAGGTGAATCCCCAAAACTGATTTATTCCTTTGCGGACATCTTCTCATCAAAAATTGATTTTAACACCGAGACCCGAAAGGGCGATACGTTCACGGCCTTAATTGAAAAATATTACAAGGAAGGAGAATTTCTCGGCTACGGGAATATCCTTTATGCGAAATATGAACGATTCGACCATAAGGAAACTCTGGAAGGTTATTATTATGAATCCGACAAGGTACAAGGGGCGTACTTTGACCAAGACGGCAATGAACTCGGCACTTACTTTATCCGCTCGCCAGTGCCATTCGGCAGAGTTTCATCCCGATTCTCCTTTCAACGCATGCATCCGATCCTTGGAAAAATCGTGCCTCATCTAGGAGTTGACCTTGCAGCACCTCACGGAACACCGATTATTGCTGCGGCTGATGGGCGAGTGAAATTCAAAGGCATTAACGGTGGTTTCGGCAAACAGATAATCCTGACTCACGGGAATGGATATCAGACCCATTATGGTCATCTTTCAAGTTTTAATAAAGAAGTTAAGGCTGGGCAACGGGTCAAGCAAAAACAAGTTATAGGTTATGTAGGTTCCACGGGTCTTGCCACCGGTCCGCATCTTGACTATCGGATTCAAGAAAACGGTGTATTTAAAAATCCCTTTGGGATTAAATTCAAACCCAAATCAACACTACAAGGGAATGACCTCGCAAACTTGATATCCCTGCAGAGCAGAATTGCACAGTATCTTGACGCAGTTCCTTTTGACACGAGAATTGTTGATGTAAGAGAGATTGTTTACACTTCCAAGAAAAATCCTGTCAGCCTTATGTAACCTGATATTTTTCTTAAATAAAATCCGCTTATAACGCTTTCTTTAAGAAAAATACAAACAACAATGTCAGAACAAATCCCTTTTAACATTGTATTGGTTGAACCTGAAATCCCACCGAATACCGGCAGCATTGCCAGGCTTTGCGGAGCAACAGGATCCATCCTTCACCTTGTAAAACCTTTGGGTTTCAGCACCGATGACAAACACTTAAAACGAGCCGGACTTGATTACTGGAAATACGTAGAGATCATTTACTGGAATGATTTTAATGAATTCCTGGCTCGAAACAACCAGGAAAATTTTTATTTTCTGTCTAAAAAGGTCTCCATACCTTACACGGACTGCAAGTTCAAGCCTGGGGATTTTCTTATTTTCGGCAAAGAAACAAAAGGTCTCCCGCAACACATCCTTGAGTATTACAATGACAGTTGTTTCACCATACCCATGAAAAACGCCGGAAAAATTCGAAGCCTCAATCTGGCAATGGCTGCAGGAATCGTGTTGTATGAGGCCATCAGACAAATGGCTACGCAGCAGGACAAATGAAGGGCATTTAATCGACTTTACAGAAACCAATTCCCTTTTCGCCATAAAAAAAGCCCGATTGCATCAGGTCTGCAAACGGGCTTTAAAATTTTCACACAAGAAACGAGTTAGTTAACCGTAACAACCGAGGCTTCGCCAAACTGGATCTCAACCCTACGGTTCTGGCTTCTACCTTCATCGGTTTCATTCGAGGCCACAGGCATGGATTCGCCAAAACCCTTAATTGTTATTTTGCTCTTATCGACACCTTTATCGGTCAGATATTTTGCCACTGATCCGGCACGTTTTTCTGAAAGTTTCTGGTTATAGCCATCAGAACCTTTGCTATCTGTATGCCCCTGAACTTGAATGCTTATATCAGTTTTTTTCATCATGAAATCAACCCACCGATCAAGTTCAAGGAACGACTCTTCTTTAAGATCCCATTTATTAAATTCAAAAAAGATATTATTGACTTGAATTTTTATCTCTTCCTCAACGAGTTGGATAATCGGATACATGGTTATATTGTTGGTGTATTCGGTAAATGTTTCCTTACCAACAAGATCTATTTCAGAAGATTCCCCCACATAATCCTCTTTTATCGCATAATAACTGTAGAGATGCCCAGCCGGAAGAACTATGAAATACTGGCCGGTTTGAGAATCACTGCGTGCCTTGCCGGCTTCCTGCTTTAATGTCAGATCATTCCATTTAATATCAACGGCAAGGGGGGTTCCGTTCGGATCAGAAACAATTCCCGCAATTGTTGTAACAGGATCGGGTTTTACTTCTTCAGGCAGGCCGATTGAATAAATATCATTACCGCCATAGCCGTCGGCTCTTCCTGAAACGGAGAAATAAGACAACTGTCCGTCGGTAGTGACTTGATAACCCCAATCATTTCCAGGACCGTTTATTTCCTTTCCAAGATTGACCGGTTGACTCCATTTGGTCCATGAACTTGTGCTGAGCCTTGTTGACTTAAACACGTCAAGGCCTCCAAGCCCGTCATGGCCATTGGAACTGAAATAAAGAGTTTTGCCGTCAGGGTGCAGAAAAGGCGAATACTCACTGTATGGTGTGTTGATAGTTTTGCCGAGATTAATGGCTTCAAGGTTTCCCTGTTCATTTTTAGCATAAACATAAATATCCGAATTACCAAAAAAACCACCATGGAAAAATTCACCTTTGGGATGGAAATCCCCCTCTCCTCCAGGTCTGGTAGAAGTGAATAAAATCGCCTGCCCATCTGCGGAAAGATGAGCGTTGCCGTCAAAATATTCGGAATTGATCGGTGCGGGATAATGTTGTGGTTCACCCCAGCAGCCGCCATTTTTTTCACAGTAAAAGATATCGCCTTTGCCAAAGGATCCGGGATAATTTCCATAGAGCAGAAGGAGATTGCCGTCTGCGGATATGCTTAACGGTGTTTCATGCCTCCGGGTTGAAACGGGTTTCTCAAAATTAATCGGTTCAGTCCATTGTTCTCCATCAAATAGCGAGACAAAAACATCCTCTCCCCCTTGATACAGGCCTTCGTTTCTGGCAAAATACATTTTCTTGCCGTCTGCTGAGATTACCGGATGAAAATCATCCCTTTCGGAGTTGATCTTCGGGCCGAGATTTTTTACCACCAACTCTTCTTCCGGAGCTTCGAGCAACGAAATAATCTGATTAAAACTTCGGGACATTTTGGGGAAATTCTTTTTATACTCCCGATAAATATTAATGGCGCCATCCCAATCACGATTTTCAAGATAGGGCTGAGCTAATTTCTGCACAGCAAGGAACGAAAGTTCTCCTGCTTTGTATTTTTCAATAAAACTCCTCAACGCATCAGCCGATGCGGACAGAAGGAACTCCTCTTCCATGGTCATGGGTGTTTCCTGTGCCTGTTCCTCACCCAGGACGATGGTTCCGCCAAACAGAATTGAAAAAAGAAGAACAGCAGATAGACAAAACTTAAGGTATTTCCTCGATTTCCTCATTGCATTCCTCTTTTGATTGTATTGTTCAATAAAGAATCAATGATTCATCACTTTACATGCGATGAATTTATACATAAGAGACTTGAAGTTTTACTTCATTTTCTTGCTGTACACATTTCATACAGAATAGGATAACATCAAGTAATTAACAAGAAAAAAATAAATAAATCATACAGATAATTGCCATTTTCCAGCTCAGGTCTAACACCGAAACCTGACAGAATTAGGATTTTTCGGTCACCATACAATAGTCGCCTGCTGATCAATTTATCAATGGGCAATTATCCGGTTCCCCGGGTCCATTAAGCAATCATGCGGAGAATTAATTGTGCAGCTCTCATGGAAGCGCCCGGGCCGCCCAACCGATCTTTTACGTCTAAAAAAAACTGCTTCATCCGAGTCCGGTATTTGTCATCACTGATAATTTTCCAGACCCCGTTACAGATTTTCTCAGGTACAGCGTCATCCTGGAGAAATTCCGGAACGATCTTACTGTCCATAACCAGATTCACCAGTGAAGCATACTTAACCGTAATGAATCTTCTGCCCAAAAAATAGGTTATCGGGGAAACAAAATATGCAACGACCATCGGCGTATTCAGTATAGCAAGTTCAAGGGTAACTGTTCCTGACGCTGCGACTACCGCGTCACAACTCGCCATTAATTCATAACGATCACCAGAAATTACCCTTATATCGATATCCCATTTTGAAAGGCCATTTGCTTCCAGGTCTTCCATTGTCAACGTTGGCGCAAGAGGCAGGAGAAATACAATATCTTTTCGTTTTTCGCTGAGCATCTTTGCGGATTCGAGAAAAACAGGCAGCATTGAGGAAATCTCTTTCCTTCTGCTACCGGGCAGTATGCCGATAATCGTTGCATCCGGCATAATATTATTTTTTGCACAAAATTCCTCTCTGGACATGGTAAGCTTAACGGAATCCATCAGCGGATGACCGACAAAATCCACATCCATACCGCGGGCCTTATAAAAATCTTTTTCAAACGGCAGAATGACAGCCATTTTGTCTACAAGCCTGCTGATTTTCTTTACCCTGCCGGCTCGCCAGGCCCATACCTGAGGGCTGATATAATAAAAAACAGGAATCCCATAGGCCTTTGCTTTCTTGGCCAGCATGAGATTGAAGTCCGGATAATCAATCAGAATCAGGATCTGCGGAGGGTCTTCGCGGAGTCTTTTTTCCAGAGATTGCATAGCGCTACGAATTTCACTGAGATGACCCAGGACCTCAAAAATACCCACAACAGCAAGTTTCGAGGCATCACACAACATCTCAACACCCTCTGCCTCAAGATACTTTCCTCCCATTCCGAAAACGGCCAGATCCGGGCGGAGCTCCTTGAGCGCTTGTATGAGATGGGCACCGTGAATATCACCGGAGGCTTCACCGGCGACGATCATTATTTTGGTTTGTTGCATTTCAGAATATCCATGGGAATAAAGCAATCGATACAAATAGAATTTCGGCAGGACGCGCAGCAATCATCGGCTTATAAGAAGATCGTCTGTTATATGGTCTCGCAGTCTTCAATAGGGTCTAATTAAACGGGCGATAAATGGCCTAAAAATGTTTGAATCGGGATTCGCAGCAGAGCAAAGAGCTGATATTCATCCGATTCAAACAAAAAAATGCCGATGTTTCTCCGCATGTTCTTTGATCTGTTTCATAATTTCCAAGGCAACTGCCAGAGCTCTTTTCCCTTCTTTGCCTGAAACTCTTGGCGTGGAGCGATTTCTTACATTGGTCATAAAATCAGCGAGCTCAGTGGCCAACGCATCCTTTTCAATAAAACAGGATTTGATAATTTCCTCTTTTGGCATACCATTTTCATCGGGTTGAGCAGCAAGTTTTATCACAGTGATTTCTTTATGTGCATAATCAACTGAAACAAAGGATCTCGGCTGAAACACCCGGATCCGCCTGATATTGTCATGAGAAATTCTGCTCACCGTCACATTAGCCGTACAGCCGTTTTCAAATATCAGGCGGGCATTGGCAATGTCAGTAGTAGGTGTTACAACCGGAATGCCAACGGTATGAATTGTTTTAAGGGGTGAATCGACAATGCTCAGAATAATATCAATATCATGAATCATCAGGTCCAGCACCACGTCCACATCAATGCCGCGTCCCTTGAACTGATGAATCCGGTGGGACTCGATGAACATCGGTGTGGTGAGATGTTCTTCCATGGCGAGGATTGCCGGATTAAAACGCTCGAGATGTCCCACCTGCAATATCAGCTTCTTTCGCTGGGCAAGATTGATTAACTCATCGGCTTCCTCAAGGGTGTTGGTCATGGGCTTTTCCAGGAGAACATCAACACCTTTGTCAAGGCAGGCTTTCGTCACTTTATAATGCAGAGTTGTCGGAACTACAACACTCACCGCATCTACCCGATCAAGCAACTCCATATAATCTGCAAAATGATCCGTGAGGCATTTCTGAGCCACCACTCTGCCGGCTTTCTCATCAGGATCAGCTACGCCAACCAGGTCAACGTCAGTCATTGCTGCATATTTTTCAGCATGAAATTTTCCGAGATATCCGACCCCGATTACGCCTGCCTTTATTTTTTTCATAATTGTTTTATTGAATCAGATGTATTTTTTTGAGTTATAAAAAAGATTAGTTCGTGGAAAATCCCATACTGAATTATCGCCCCAATACGTTTGAAACGGTATAAGGATCGGTTCCGTAGCTTTTAGAAGTCTCGTGGCACTTGCTTATCGAGGAGACCGGCACACTGGAAGTCATGGTGCTTTTTTGATTAATCTTATACCCATTCAAAATAATCTTCACCCAAAATCCGCAATAGAATATATAAAGCACTCCATCATGCCAATCAACAAGCTTGTCATTTCATCAAGGTATGCTAAAATTCATAATACATTTTCCTGTAATTTATAAAAGGCAGAGGGTTAATCTATGTCTGAAATGAGAAGCAGTTGGAAATCAAATATCGGCTTTCTGCTCGCATCCATCGGTTCTGCCATCGGCCTCGGCAACGTCTGGCGATTCAGCTACATGGCTCATGAACACGGCGGCGGCGCTTTTCTTATACCTTACCTGGTCGCCCTTTGTGTTGCAGGTTTACCGATTATGATCCTTGAGTACGGCATCGGACACCGGGAAAAAGGTTCCTCTCCACTTGCCCTGGCCAGAATTGACAGCCGCTTCGAATGGCTCGGCTGGTTGATGCCGGTGGTCGCCATGTTTGGAATCATGCTGTATTATTCAGTGGTTATCGGCTGGTGCGTCAATTATTTCCTTTATTCTTTCACCCTGTCCTGGGGCGCAGCCCCCCAGACCTTCTTTTTCAAGGATTTCCTGCAGCTTTCTGATTCCGCATCCCAGCTCGGCGGCGTCCGGATTCCCATTCTTTTTTCAACCATGTCAGTCTGGGTTATCTGCTGGCTGATCTGTTTCAGGGAAATCCACCACGGTATTGAAAAAGCCAGCATGATTTTCATGCCGGTCCTTTTTTTGCTGACAATCATCATCGTTGTCTGGACGGTATTTCTTGACGGAGCCGCAGATGCGATATTCAACCATTATCTGCACGCCGACTGGTCCAAAATAAACTTTTTATCCGGTGATCCCTCGATCCGCAAAGCCGCAGGCAAAGTATGGGCCGCGGCCTTCGGTCAAATTTTCTTTACCCTGTCTCTGGGCTTCGGTATTATGATTACCTATGCCAGTTATCTTCCCAAAAAGACCAATATCTCCAAGAATGCCCTGATAACCTGTGTAGTTAATTGCTCTTATTCCCTGTTTGCAGGTCTTGCAGTATTTGGAATAGTGGGCTTCATGGCCAAAAACCAAGGGGTGCCTTTTGAAGATGCAATCAAGGGCGGCCCGCAACTGGCTTTTGTGGTATACCCCCAGGCAATTTCGCTTCTTCCCAGCATGAACGGGCTTTTCGGAGCGATGTTCTTTCTCATGCTGGTCATTGCCGGTATCACCTCAGGGGTTTCGCTGATTGAGGCTTTCACCTGTTCCATCACCGACAAATTCGACTGGTCACGAAAAAAAGTGGCGACGCTACTGTGTCTTGCCGGCTTTTTCGGCAGTATCATCTTTACCACCCGTGGCGGGTTATACGTTCTTGATATAGCAGATCACTTCATAACCAATTACGGCCTGATCTTCGGAGGCCTGATGGAATGCCTGGTTATCGGCTGGATATTGAAAGCAACGGTTCTAAGGAAACACATCAATATCCACAGCACAAAAATGCCTGTCTTATGGGATATTTTCATCAAATATACTATCCCGGTGGTGCTTTTCGTCCTTCTCTTTATTTCCATGAAAGCTGATCTTGAAACCAATTATGAAGGATATCCCACTGATCAGTTAATTCTCTACGGAATCGGCTGGCTGCTGATCTGCTTCGTGGTTGCACTTGCCATTTCATTTTCAGCCTGGAAACCTGAAAAGCTCAAACGGAAACATAAAACAGAAGAAGACGATCTACTCGTTTAGTGGCGATATGGCCCGTGAATCATATTATTCCCAGGCCTTGCTTACCGACTAATTGCCGAATTACCTATGAACCTGCCAGGGCTGTCCAATATTTCATTCCTTTTAATTTCTGTCCGACAAGATTGTAAAACCAGCAATGCTTCATAAAAAATGATGTATACTTCTTTGAATATTATTATTGTCACCACTTCTTAAGTTTTGTTACTAGTATGATTATTCCTCTACTGGTTTTTGCTATAATATCTCTGGGAAAACTTGCGCTGTATGACACTGAAACGGATATTTAAAATAGCAGCGTTTCTGCTCTGCTGGACACTAGCATTGATTTTAGTTGCGCCCATGCTCCTGAATCTCGAAAAGGTCCAGGAAACCATAATTAAACGCATCAACCAGGACCTGAAAGGGGCGGAACTCACTTCAGGCGATATCCGCTGGAAATGGTTTCCGATTCCAAATCTGGTTGTAGAAGATGTATCTCTGGACATGCTCCGATTTCACATAAAAATTGCCGAAGCCAGATTATTTCCGGACTGGAAATCCACTTTCCGAAAAGAAAAAAATATCGCGAGAATTCACATTGTCAGTCCAAACCTGCAGATTAAATCAATTGATGCCGAATCCGCCGGACCGGTTACTTTTCCTAAAACCACGATTACCATTGAAAACGGCTCATTCAGTCCGGACGATTCGCTCCTTCCAGATTATATCCGCAAACAATTCGTTGCCTTTTCGAGAATAAACGGCAGGATCAAACTCCGCGAGAAAAAGGTGGAATTTCAAGCACAAGGCCAAACGCCCTTCTGCAACAGTCTGAAACTCAAGGGCTTTTACCTTTTAGACAACGGCAAGTACGTTGCAGAACTGACCACAGACAGATTCAATCCTGAAAAATTTCTTCAGCCCATTGAGAAAGATACGATCACCGTTGCAAACACAATGATGGCATTCACTGGCAGAATTGAAGGAAAAGGCCTTGATCAGATTACTGCAAATATCAACGGGTCATTCCCTTGTTTTCTTATCGATAAAAATCAAAAAAAATCCGTACTCGACTGTGGTTCCGGCGATATTTCATTCACAAAAAACAGCAGTAATTTCCTGGTGGCAATCAACAAACTAAGACTGATCAATCCGCAACTGTCTCTTACCGGAAAAATTGAACGAAGTGAAAAAACTGCAGCAAGCCCCGACTCAGAAAAAAAATCAGAGCTTTTCTGGGATATCGATTTAAAAGGCGCTGACCTTGATGCCACCGGTATCCGCGAAACGGTACTTGCACTTTTCGGTGATAACCATATCGCAAAGATCGTCTGCGACATTGTCAGGGCCGGGAAAGCTAAAAACGCCCACTATCAGTTTTTCGGCACTGTTGATGA includes:
- a CDS encoding M23 family metallopeptidase; this translates as MKALKHFFKTIHFITISVFFCIVLSVLITRIAPHDSVPSGHAIASITQPKTSTNSADEQIINHIKKTTEEFLSSYTEISGELKPGDSLSTSFTRHNISAEIKNIIIEGFRNTIDFKQLYPGNTYTVYLDDDKQLVRCVFQSSPIDTYILERSEDEYVAKKTTVYLDRFTEYLSGSIETSLFESFLALGESPKLIYSFADIFSSKIDFNTETRKGDTFTALIEKYYKEGEFLGYGNILYAKYERFDHKETLEGYYYESDKVQGAYFDQDGNELGTYFIRSPVPFGRVSSRFSFQRMHPILGKIVPHLGVDLAAPHGTPIIAAADGRVKFKGINGGFGKQIILTHGNGYQTHYGHLSSFNKEVKAGQRVKQKQVIGYVGSTGLATGPHLDYRIQENGVFKNPFGIKFKPKSTLQGNDLANLISLQSRIAQYLDAVPFDTRIVDVREIVYTSKKNPVSLM
- a CDS encoding tRNA (cytidine(34)-2'-O)-methyltransferase translates to MSEQIPFNIVLVEPEIPPNTGSIARLCGATGSILHLVKPLGFSTDDKHLKRAGLDYWKYVEIIYWNDFNEFLARNNQENFYFLSKKVSIPYTDCKFKPGDFLIFGKETKGLPQHILEYYNDSCFTIPMKNAGKIRSLNLAMAAGIVLYEAIRQMATQQDK
- a CDS encoding OmpA family protein, with product MRKSRKYLKFCLSAVLLFSILFGGTIVLGEEQAQETPMTMEEEFLLSASADALRSFIEKYKAGELSFLAVQKLAQPYLENRDWDGAINIYREYKKNFPKMSRSFNQIISLLEAPEEELVVKNLGPKINSERDDFHPVISADGKKMYFARNEGLYQGGEDVFVSLFDGEQWTEPINFEKPVSTRRHETPLSISADGNLLLLYGNYPGSFGKGDIFYCEKNGGCWGEPQHYPAPINSEYFDGNAHLSADGQAILFTSTRPGGEGDFHPKGEFFHGGFFGNSDIYVYAKNEQGNLEAINLGKTINTPYSEYSPFLHPDGKTLYFSSNGHDGLGGLDVFKSTRLSTSSWTKWSQPVNLGKEINGPGNDWGYQVTTDGQLSYFSVSGRADGYGGNDIYSIGLPEEVKPDPVTTIAGIVSDPNGTPLAVDIKWNDLTLKQEAGKARSDSQTGQYFIVLPAGHLYSYYAIKEDYVGESSEIDLVGKETFTEYTNNITMYPIIQLVEEEIKIQVNNIFFEFNKWDLKEESFLELDRWVDFMMKKTDISIQVQGHTDSKGSDGYNQKLSEKRAGSVAKYLTDKGVDKSKITIKGFGESMPVASNETDEGRSQNRRVEIQFGEASVVTVN
- the lpxB gene encoding lipid-A-disaccharide synthase — translated: MQQTKIMIVAGEASGDIHGAHLIQALKELRPDLAVFGMGGKYLEAEGVEMLCDASKLAVVGIFEVLGHLSEIRSAMQSLEKRLREDPPQILILIDYPDFNLMLAKKAKAYGIPVFYYISPQVWAWRAGRVKKISRLVDKMAVILPFEKDFYKARGMDVDFVGHPLMDSVKLTMSREEFCAKNNIMPDATIIGILPGSRRKEISSMLPVFLESAKMLSEKRKDIVFLLPLAPTLTMEDLEANGLSKWDIDIRVISGDRYELMASCDAVVAASGTVTLELAILNTPMVVAYFVSPITYFLGRRFITVKYASLVNLVMDSKIVPEFLQDDAVPEKICNGVWKIISDDKYRTRMKQFFLDVKDRLGGPGASMRAAQLILRMIA
- a CDS encoding Gfo/Idh/MocA family oxidoreductase, whose protein sequence is MKKIKAGVIGVGYLGKFHAEKYAAMTDVDLVGVADPDEKAGRVVAQKCLTDHFADYMELLDRVDAVSVVVPTTLHYKVTKACLDKGVDVLLEKPMTNTLEEADELINLAQRKKLILQVGHLERFNPAILAMEEHLTTPMFIESHRIHQFKGRGIDVDVVLDLMIHDIDIILSIVDSPLKTIHTVGIPVVTPTTDIANARLIFENGCTANVTVSRISHDNIRRIRVFQPRSFVSVDYAHKEITVIKLAAQPDENGMPKEEIIKSCFIEKDALATELADFMTNVRNRSTPRVSGKEGKRALAVALEIMKQIKEHAEKHRHFFV
- a CDS encoding sodium-dependent transporter, yielding MSEMRSSWKSNIGFLLASIGSAIGLGNVWRFSYMAHEHGGGAFLIPYLVALCVAGLPIMILEYGIGHREKGSSPLALARIDSRFEWLGWLMPVVAMFGIMLYYSVVIGWCVNYFLYSFTLSWGAAPQTFFFKDFLQLSDSASQLGGVRIPILFSTMSVWVICWLICFREIHHGIEKASMIFMPVLFLLTIIIVVWTVFLDGAADAIFNHYLHADWSKINFLSGDPSIRKAAGKVWAAAFGQIFFTLSLGFGIMITYASYLPKKTNISKNALITCVVNCSYSLFAGLAVFGIVGFMAKNQGVPFEDAIKGGPQLAFVVYPQAISLLPSMNGLFGAMFFLMLVIAGITSGVSLIEAFTCSITDKFDWSRKKVATLLCLAGFFGSIIFTTRGGLYVLDIADHFITNYGLIFGGLMECLVIGWILKATVLRKHINIHSTKMPVLWDIFIKYTIPVVLFVLLFISMKADLETNYEGYPTDQLILYGIGWLLICFVVALAISFSAWKPEKLKRKHKTEEDDLLV